The nucleotide window CTCCGCCCTGCGCAGTGCGGAGAACATGAAGCTCGCCTGTCTGTATCTCCAAATGCCGTTCGTGTCGCCCGAAGTCACCGCGTTTTGCGCGCGGCCGGATTTTCTGCTTGTCGACATCAAAACCGTGCTGAGCAAACGTCCGTCTCCCGAAGCTCCTCCGGAAGAGCCGGGATGGTCCGTCGTCCCGCCCGAGGAGGCCCATCATCCCGTCTTGGAAGACATCACGGAAGCCGTATCGCAGACCAGCCGTTTTCGTTTCGATCCCCGTTTCGGCATGGCGGGCGCGACTCGGCTATACCGGACATGGCTCCGGAACTCTCTTGAAGGCGGATTCGTCTCCGATTTCATGGTCGCGACAAAAGACGGCCGGGCCGAGGGCTTCATAACGCTGAGAACGAAGGACGGGGCGCCCCACATCGACCTTCTGGGCGTCGCCGGCGAGTCCCGGGGACGCGGAGTCGGCGGAATGCTGATCCGGGCGGCCGAAGCCCGGGTGAAGACCCGGGGCGCCGGCCGCCTCAATGTGGTCACCCAGGGCCACAACATCGCCGCCCTGAGGACCTACCAGGCCGCCGGATTCCGGATCGTCTCCCAGAATCTGTTTTACCACGTCTGGGTCGAGCCGTGATCAAAATTCCCTTCAACCGCCCCCATCTCTTCGGAAACGAGCTTCTCTATATGCAACAGGCCGTCGAGGCGGGGCACATTTCGGGCGACGGCGTTTTCACCCGGAGATGCCGGGAGTTTCTGGAACAGCGCTACGGCGTCTCCAGGGTTCTGCTGACGGCGTCGGGCACGGCCGCCCTGGAGATGGCCGCCCTTCTCTGCCGGATCGGACCCGGCGACGAGGTCATCCTGCCGGCATTCACCTTCGTCT belongs to Acidobacteriota bacterium and includes:
- a CDS encoding GNAT family N-acetyltransferase; this translates as MTEVRLLDWDSRFFGIPIGRVDFPPDRLNPGAIASALRSAENMKLACLYLQMPFVSPEVTAFCARPDFLLVDIKTVLSKRPSPEAPPEEPGWSVVPPEEAHHPVLEDITEAVSQTSRFRFDPRFGMAGATRLYRTWLRNSLEGGFVSDFMVATKDGRAEGFITLRTKDGAPHIDLLGVAGESRGRGVGGMLIRAAEARVKTRGAGRLNVVTQGHNIAALRTYQAAGFRIVSQNLFYHVWVEP